From the Triticum urartu cultivar G1812 chromosome 4, Tu2.1, whole genome shotgun sequence genome, the window AATGTTTTAGAATCATAAGGCCACATTTGGAACACAGCGGTTCCGCAAAATTTTTGCTAGAAAACAAGTTATAAACGCACTCGTACTGAATGTGGAGTTCCTTAAAGTAAAAAGTCGGGCGTTTTTATCCGTGGAATGGAGGAGATGCTGAATCTCACCTTGAACTTTACCCTCTCCGTCATGTGGAAAACCAAGCAATCGCCATCGGCAAGGTCATGGTCGGCAGCAAACCGTCTCCACCCCTTGTCGAGGTAGTAGTGACAGTGTTTGCCCTTTCTGTGGGCATTGTACATCATGTGGAACTCGTCATCCGCCTCGTCCACCAAGACGGCTGCCTCATCGTGCGCCGGGAGATACTCGATGAAGTGCTTGGGGATTTGCTGTCATGATGCATATAACCCACCAAATCAACATCCAATCCGATCCAAGAACCACATTGCCTCACATCACATCCAGTGCAAGTTTCCTTGCTACAGTACTTTACCATCAGGATTGATCTGGTGGCGCATTCGTGGGACATGGGCCTGACGAAGGCGGGGCAGCGGATGCGGTGGATCCGGCGCTTGAGCTCCTCGGCCTTGGCGACGGCGCCGGCCCTCTCCTCGGCGGTCGGCGTTTTCGAAGCGGCATACGCCTCGTACACTCCACGGTAGTCGCGCTGAAGTGCGCCCTCGAGGTAGTTGGGCTGCTCCGGGAGGCCGGCGACGCGGCCGGACCGCCGGAGATCGCCGGGCTCCGGGGCCTTGCGCTTCTGCGACACCGGACGAGCGGACCAGTGATATATACGGGCACGGGCGAAAAGGAAACGGAAGACCGACCGgaggcaaggaagaagaagggagaGGATCTGACGGACCGGCCTGGGCTTGGGGTTGGGCTTGGGCCTGGCGGCGGCCTCGCGGACGGCGGCGGAGAGGTGGTGCAGGCGGAGCTCCTCCAGCTTCCGGCGGTTCTCCTCAATCTGCCTCCGGCGCTGCTCCTCGTACGAGTTCGATTCCGCCATTTCCCCTTCTcgattcttcttcttcttcttcttgggtgttTTCCAGCCGCCGTATTGTCTGCTCTTGCTCTGTTTGGGAGGAGAAGTGGACTGAGGAGGGAGAGAATGGGGAAAAGTGACGTGGCCCTAGACTCGTCTCTTCTTGACTTCTTGTTGACCGTGCGACCACACCTTTGCTTTTTACCCCTCCAAATTACTACTCTCTCCTATAGCTGGCCAAACGGGCCGGCCCGGCCCGGCATGGCACGGCCCATCTTAATCGTGCctggcccggcttggcccgccatGGCACGATTATTAGTCGGGCCGTGCCGTGCCGGCCCGCGTTCTGCCCCCTCCGGCCCAAGCACGGCCCAGGAGCCAAACGGGCCGGCTTGATGGCACACCAGGCACGCTGGCCCACTAGCCTGATGACCTGCTAGGTAGTTTCTTGGACTGATTTTGGCCCGCTGGGCTGTTTTTTATGTGTTATATATATAAAataatatatataaaaaataaaaaaagataaaCGGTGCCGTGCCGGCCCGCGTGCCCAGCTTCAGGCCCAGGCATGGCCCAAGGCGGCCGCGTGCCTGGCACAGCCCGATTAGAGCGTGTCGGGCCTGGCCCATCACGCGCTTGCGGGTCGGCATGCCAGGCCCGGCCCATTTGGTCAGCTATACTCTCTCCATCCTAAAATACAAGGCATCGATTGACTTTTCTGATCTTCGTCACACAATTTTGACTATGACTTTATGTATTATATATCTACAAAATTAGTAtataaacatatgaaataaaattGTTTTAAAAGACAAATACGATAATGCCATTTATACATGTTTAGTCTACGACGATACTTGGTTCACGACCGTTGGATGATACTTTATCCTGTGGATGTGTTCCACTTCTTCATACACATGCGCGGTTGGATCGACTGGATCGTGCAACAATCGGTTGCACAGTGACATGTGTGTAGCGGCGCTCCATAAAAAATGATGGAGTACCCACCTTCTCAATGAAGCCTTCTTTTAGCGGGTTGCGCACATCCAATCTGCGCACTGGATGTGTTTTTTAAGACGTCCATGGTAGCTGGACTGTGGGCACGCACGGGCCACATTTCTGCAATGTTTTGCCCAACCATGCATATGTGTGTCGGGCGGCTTGATgtgtttgttggggaacgtagtaatttcaaaaaaattcctacgcacacgcaagatcatggtgatgcatagcaacgagaggggagagtgtgatctacgtacccttgtagatcgacaacggaagcgtttggttgatgtagtcgtacgtctccacggcccgactgatcaagcaccgaaactacggcacctccgagttctagcacacgttcagcttgatgacaatccccggactccgatccacaaagtgtcggggaagagttccgtcaacacgacggcgtggtgacgatcttgatgtactactgtcgcagggcttcgcctaagcaccgctacaatattatcaaggactatggtggcagggggcaccgcacacggctaagaatatgatcacgtggatcaacttgtgtctctctggggtgcccctgcctccgtatataaaggttcaagagggggaggccggccggccatcatagggcgcgccaggaggagtcctactccctccgggagtaggacttccctctccccccaatcctagttggaataggattcgcgaggtgggaaaagagggagagagaaggaggggggcgccggccccctctctccttgtcctattcggactagggggaggggcgcgcggcccacctggGCTGCccttctcctcttcttccactaaggcccactaaggcccatatagctcccggggggttccggtaacctcctggtactccggtaaatcccgatttcacccagaacacttccgatatccaaaacATAGGctttccaatatatcaatctttatggtctcgaccatttcgacactcctcgtcatgtccgtgataacatctgggactccgaacaaccttcagtacatcaaaacgtataaactcataatataactgtcatcgaaaccttaagcgtgcggaccctatgggttcgagaacaatgtagacatgaccgagacatgtctccggtcaataaccaatagcgggacttggatgcccatattggctcctacatattctacgaagatctttatcggtcagaccgcataacaacatacgttgttctttgtcatcggtatgttacttgcccgagattcgatcgtccggtatccatacctagttcaatctcgttaccgacaagtctctttactcgttccgtaatacatcatccgcaactaactcattagttgcaatgcttgcaaggcttaagtgatgtgcattaccgagagggcccagagatacctctccgacaattcgagtgacaaatcctaatctcgaaatacgccaacccaacattaccttttggagacacctgtagagcacctttataatcacccagttacgttgttgacgtttggtagcacacaaagtgttcctccggcacacgggagttaccataattcataggaacatgtataagtcatgaagaaagcaatagcaacatactaaacgatcgggtgctaagctaatggaatgggtcatgtcaatcagatcattcaaccaatgatgtgatcccgttaatcaaataacaactctttgtccatggttaggaaacataaccatctttgattaacgagctagtcaagtagaggcatactagtgacactctgtttgtctatgtattcacacatgtattatgtttccggttaatacaattctagcatgaataatgaacttttatcatgatataaggaaataaataataactttattattgcctctagggcatatttccttcagtgttGGCCTCACGCGTTCGAAAGGCACCTGTCAGGACTCTCTGCCCATCCGGGCATGAGGAGCTAGCAGGGCGTTCATAACCCACAAGTTTATAGAAACTATCATAATCTTTTCGATAAGGGACAACTCTTTTGGCCGATTCTCACATAATCTTGAGAATCAGACCTTTCCATATATTTTTCAGAATCTTGAACTAGCTAGGTTTGTCAAAAAAAAGGTGGGCACAAGATTCTAGGAGAATCCGGGGAGGTCCAAGTCTCAAGATTCTAAGAGAACGGGCCAAAAAAATTGGGCCtaaagtaagagtgtcgaactcaATAAGAAGTAAAAAGAATTGGTTGATGAAAACTAATAAAAATCACTTTAAAAATTGCAAAAGATTATTGATGGTTTGTTTGATCACAAGACAAATTGCAAAAACATTAATAGTAACAAAAATATAATGGTGC encodes:
- the LOC125553030 gene encoding B3 domain-containing protein Os06g0194400-like codes for the protein MAESNSYEEQRRRQIEENRRKLEELRLHHLSAAVREAAARPKPNPKPRPKRKAPEPGDLRRSGRVAGLPEQPNYLEGALQRDYRGVYEAYAASKTPTAEERAGAVAKAEELKRRIHRIRCPAFVRPMSHECATRSILMQIPKHFIEYLPAHDEAAVLVDEADDEFHMMYNAHRKGKHCHYYLDKGWRRFAADHDLADGDCLVFHMTERVKFKVYIFRANPDYESDQTSDDSDDEE